From one Lotus japonicus ecotype B-129 chromosome 3, LjGifu_v1.2 genomic stretch:
- the LOC130744336 gene encoding protein FAR1-RELATED SEQUENCE 5-like, with the protein MANSTEELDELNVEEKDEEDYSVECDYEEETLVDGILSIDLKNFCTDKISKLSFISLDVAYLFYNWYERVNGFSVRRSNIFQSKTSHEVLQQTFVRSWKENRRISCLTMEDRKRQKAIYNQVGKQRAKHESDGVAALKYLKQLQLSDPELFFRYKENNEENSESKLQHMFWSDGMSQIDYKAFGDVVAFDATYGKNKYRCPLVFFCGVNHHQQTIVFASPVVGNEKEETYVRLLQRLMEVMKDKTSTSVITDGDIPLKNAITVVLPQSHHRLCVALSRNANSNIKDPDFTAAFNHCMLVGYYDIGTWNKKWTQMVEKFGLYENGWVHEMFEKRKMSVASHMRGSFFFGFRTTSRCKGLHSKIRKFVNLRFNVTELIQHLCRLMNHIRYKEIETYFNSSYGDAVLETKFNRLERCGANLFTREIFFMYRALLHRS; encoded by the exons ATGGCAAActccactgag gAATTGGATGAGTTGAATGTggaagaaaaagatgaagaagactATAGTGTGGAATgtgattatgaagaagaaacacTTGTTGATGGTATACTAAGTATTGATCTTAAGAATTTTTGTACTGACAAAATTTCAAAGTTGAGCTTCATTAGCTTGGATGTTGCGTATTTATTCTATAATTGGTATGAAAGGGTGAATGGGTTCTCAGTTCGTAGAAGCAATATTTTTCAAAGCAAAACAAGTCATGAGGTATTGCAACAGACCTTTGTGCGCTCTTGGAAAGAGAATCGTCGAATCAGTTGCTTAACGATGGAAGACCGAAAGCGACAG AAAGCTATTTACAATCAGGTTGGTAAACAAAGGGCAAAACATGAATCTGATGGTGTGGCCGCATTGAAGTacttgaagcagttgcaactATCTGACCCTGAGCTGTTTTTTCGTTACAAAGAGAATAATGAAG AGAATAGTGAAAGTAAATTGCAGCACATGTTTTGGAGTGATGGAATGAGCCAAATTGATTACAAGGCTTTTGGTGATGTGGTGGCTTTTGATGCCACGTACGGTAAAAATAAGTATAGGTGTCCTTTGGTGTTTTTTTGTGGGGTCAATCATCATCAACAAACCATTGTGTTTGCTTCTCCTGTTGTTGGTAATGAAAAGGAGGAGACGTATGTGAGGTTACTCCAAAGACTAATGGAAGTTATGAAAGACAAGACATCTACGTCGGTCATCACTGATGGAGATATTCCATTGAAGAATGCCATAACGGTTGTGCTACCTCAATCCCACCATAGGCTCTGCGTCGCATTGAGTCGGAATGCTAATTCCAATATAAAAGATCCTGACTTTACTGCTGCTTTCAACCATTGCATGCTTGTCGGGTACTATGACATAGGGACATGGAATAAGAAATGGACACAAATGGTGGAAAAGTTTGGGTTGTATGAAAATGGATGGGTTCATGAAATGTTTGAAAAGAGGAAGATGTCGGTTGCATCGCATATGCGTGGTAGCTTCTTTTTTGGATTTCGTACAACATCACGTTGTAAGGGTCTACATTCCAAAATTAGAAAATTTGTAAATTTAAGGTTCAATGTAACGGAGCTAATCCAACACTTATGCAGGTTAATGAATCATATCAGATATAAAGAAATTGAGACATACTTTAATTCATCTTATGGGGATGCTGTGTTGGAGACCAAATTCAACCGTCTTGAGAGATGTGGTGCAAATTTATTTACAAGGGAGATATTCTTCATGTATCGTGCATTACTACATAGATCATGA